The Agromyces hippuratus genome has a window encoding:
- a CDS encoding GH1 family beta-glucosidase — MAIGTPDYRDTGLEFGEDFLFGSATASYQIEGAVHEDGRGPSIWDTFSHTPGKVWNGDTGDTACDHYHRLDDDLDLMVRLGLEAYRFSIAWPRIQPTGRGDANEAGLAFYERLVDGLIARGIRPIATLYHWDLPQALEDEGGWANRETAYAFADYARIVGERLGDRVAVWTTLNEPWCSAYLGYGSGAHAPGLMDGAKALAAVHHLNLAHGLAVAALRGVVTNDPGYSITLNLHVIRPSGEGGAEAARRIDGLANRVFLEPLLGEGYPADVIADTAAVTDWSFVLPGDTELIAEPIDLLGVNYYSTVTVDMWDGVSPRANADGHKDMGGTPWPGSEHVEFLAQPGPYTDMGWNIDPSGLEDLLVSLSERYPELPLMVTENGAAFPDIVVDGPDGPAVHDVERTDYLRRHFTAAHRAMARGVDLRGYQVWSLMDNFEWGYGYSKRFGIVRVDYDTFERLPKDSALWYAELIRTRRLPG, encoded by the coding sequence ATGGCGATCGGCACCCCCGACTACCGAGACACCGGCCTCGAATTCGGCGAGGACTTCCTCTTCGGTTCGGCGACGGCGTCGTACCAGATCGAGGGCGCCGTGCACGAGGATGGCCGGGGCCCGTCGATCTGGGACACCTTCAGCCACACCCCCGGCAAGGTCTGGAACGGCGACACCGGCGACACCGCGTGCGACCACTACCACCGCCTCGACGACGACCTCGACCTCATGGTGCGACTCGGTCTCGAGGCGTACCGCTTCTCGATCGCCTGGCCGCGCATCCAGCCCACCGGTCGGGGCGACGCCAACGAGGCCGGGCTTGCGTTCTACGAGCGCCTCGTCGACGGGCTCATCGCCCGCGGCATCCGACCGATCGCGACGCTCTACCACTGGGACCTGCCGCAGGCCCTCGAAGACGAGGGCGGCTGGGCGAACCGCGAGACCGCGTACGCCTTCGCCGACTACGCCCGCATCGTCGGCGAGCGGCTCGGCGACCGGGTCGCCGTGTGGACGACGCTCAACGAGCCATGGTGCAGCGCCTACCTCGGCTACGGCTCGGGTGCGCACGCACCCGGGCTCATGGACGGCGCGAAGGCGCTCGCCGCGGTGCACCACCTGAACCTCGCGCACGGCCTCGCGGTCGCCGCCCTCCGCGGGGTCGTGACGAACGACCCCGGCTACTCGATCACCCTGAACCTCCACGTGATCCGCCCCTCCGGAGAAGGCGGCGCCGAAGCCGCCCGGCGCATCGACGGACTCGCGAACCGGGTGTTCCTCGAGCCGCTCCTCGGTGAGGGGTACCCCGCCGACGTCATCGCCGACACGGCAGCGGTCACCGACTGGTCGTTCGTGTTGCCGGGCGACACCGAACTCATCGCCGAGCCCATCGACCTGCTCGGCGTGAACTACTACTCGACCGTGACGGTCGACATGTGGGACGGCGTCTCGCCGCGCGCGAACGCCGACGGCCATAAAGACATGGGCGGCACGCCGTGGCCGGGCTCGGAGCACGTCGAGTTCCTCGCGCAGCCCGGCCCGTACACCGACATGGGCTGGAACATCGACCCCTCGGGCCTCGAAGACCTGCTCGTCTCGCTGAGCGAGCGCTACCCCGAGCTGCCGCTCATGGTCACCGAGAACGGCGCCGCCTTCCCCGACATCGTCGTCGACGGGCCCGACGGGCCCGCTGTGCACGACGTCGAGCGCACCGACTACCTGCGCCGTCACTTCACCGCGGCGCACCGCGCGATGGCGCGCGGCGTCGACCTGCGCGGCTACCAGGTCTGGTCGCTCATGGACAACTTCGAGTGGGGCTACGGGTACTCGAAGCGCTTCGGCATCGTGCGCGTCGACTACGACACCTTCGAGCGCCTGCCGAAAGACAGCGCGCTCTGGTACGCCGAGCTGATCCGCACACGGCGGCTGCCGGGCTAG
- a CDS encoding spermidine synthase — translation METPPILETADFRAELQPDRGTNGGYSLVIDDVTQSHVNPDDPRDLQLPYVRRIAAVLATVPGEAPAVLHLGAGALTLPRYVHALHPSSRQRVVELYPELLEFVTQHVPLPPGAPIELAIGDARAEVQRLAGDGDDQWDLVLVDVFSGGAVPRHVTTLEFFTELVSLLAPGGVLIVNCLNGAEPQVTGDTLAAVLELLPDVLVIGSEAVLRRVAPGNTIIVASRHPLDPESVAQWLSTDPLSVATGATVVDGPALEELAGTTRHDAR, via the coding sequence ATGGAGACCCCGCCGATCCTCGAGACCGCAGACTTCCGAGCGGAGCTCCAGCCCGATCGGGGCACGAACGGCGGCTACTCCCTCGTCATCGACGATGTCACCCAGTCGCACGTCAACCCCGACGATCCGCGCGACCTGCAGCTGCCGTACGTGCGTCGCATCGCCGCGGTGCTCGCCACCGTTCCCGGTGAGGCCCCCGCCGTGCTGCACCTCGGCGCGGGCGCCCTCACTCTCCCCCGCTACGTGCACGCCCTGCACCCCTCGAGCCGTCAGCGCGTCGTCGAGCTGTACCCCGAGTTGCTCGAGTTCGTCACGCAGCACGTGCCGCTGCCGCCCGGCGCACCGATCGAGCTCGCGATCGGCGACGCCCGCGCCGAGGTGCAGCGACTCGCGGGCGACGGTGACGACCAGTGGGACCTCGTGCTCGTCGACGTCTTCTCGGGCGGCGCCGTGCCGCGCCACGTCACGACGCTCGAGTTCTTCACCGAACTGGTCTCGCTGCTGGCGCCCGGCGGGGTGCTCATCGTCAACTGCCTGAACGGCGCCGAGCCGCAGGTGACGGGCGACACCCTCGCCGCCGTGCTCGAACTGCTGCCCGATGTGCTCGTGATCGGCTCGGAGGCAGTGCTCAGGCGGGTGGCGCCCGGCAACACGATCATCGTGGCGTCGCGGCATCCGCTCGACCCTGAATCGGTCGCGCAGTGGCTCTCGACCGACCCGCTCTCGGTGGCCACCGGAGCGACCGTCGTCGACGGCCCGGCCCTCGAGGAGCTCGCGGGAACGACGCGTCACGACGCCCGGTAG
- the ffh gene encoding signal recognition particle protein, which produces MATFGNLSDRLAETFKNLRTKGKLSASDVDGTVREIRRALLDADVSLDVVKEFTAHVRERALGDEVNKALNPAQQVVQIVNEELVRILGGEQRRLQFAKNPPTVIMLAGLQGAGKTTLAGKLAKWLAKEGHTPLLVAADLQRPNAVNQLQVVGGQAGVPVFAPEPGNGAGDPVKVAKDAVKHAERALHDVVIIDTAGRLGVDAELMKQASNIRKATNPDEVLFVIDAMIGQDAVNTAKAFQEGVDFTGVVLTKLDGDARGGAALSVASVTGRPIIFASTGEGLDDFEPFHPDRMASRILDLGDILTLIEQAQSAFDEEEAMKVAEKFATDSFTLNDFLGQMQQLRGAGSIKKMLGMLPGAGGMKQQLENFDEREIVRTEAIIQSMTPAERENTKLLNGSRRLRIAKGSGMTVTDVNQLVARFEQAAKMMKTVARGGVPQIPGMGPLPGGGSHGGGKRQGGKGKKSSSSRSGNPAKRAAENAAIASGATPGAATAPAGSGFGLGGGGAKAAPSEEELAALQKMLRR; this is translated from the coding sequence ATGGCTACCTTCGGAAACCTGTCTGACCGCCTCGCCGAGACCTTCAAGAATCTCCGCACCAAGGGCAAGCTCTCCGCGTCCGACGTCGACGGCACCGTTCGCGAGATCCGTCGCGCGCTGCTCGATGCCGACGTCTCGCTCGACGTCGTCAAGGAGTTCACGGCGCACGTGCGCGAGCGCGCGCTCGGCGACGAGGTCAACAAGGCGCTGAACCCGGCCCAGCAGGTCGTGCAGATCGTCAACGAGGAGCTCGTCCGCATCCTCGGCGGCGAGCAGCGTCGACTGCAGTTCGCGAAGAACCCGCCGACGGTCATCATGCTCGCGGGCCTCCAGGGTGCCGGTAAGACCACCCTCGCGGGCAAGCTCGCCAAGTGGCTCGCGAAAGAGGGGCACACGCCCCTGCTCGTCGCGGCCGACCTCCAGCGCCCGAACGCCGTGAACCAGCTGCAGGTCGTCGGCGGCCAGGCCGGCGTGCCGGTCTTCGCCCCCGAGCCCGGCAACGGCGCGGGCGACCCTGTGAAGGTCGCGAAGGACGCGGTGAAGCACGCCGAGCGCGCGCTGCACGACGTCGTCATCATCGACACCGCCGGCCGACTCGGCGTCGACGCCGAGCTCATGAAGCAGGCGTCGAACATCCGCAAGGCGACGAACCCCGACGAGGTGCTCTTCGTCATCGACGCGATGATCGGCCAAGATGCCGTCAACACCGCGAAGGCCTTCCAGGAGGGCGTCGACTTCACGGGTGTCGTGCTCACCAAGCTCGACGGCGACGCGCGCGGTGGTGCTGCGCTCAGCGTGGCATCCGTCACCGGTCGCCCCATCATCTTCGCGTCGACTGGTGAAGGCCTCGACGACTTCGAGCCGTTCCACCCCGACCGCATGGCGAGCCGAATCCTCGACCTCGGTGACATCCTCACCCTGATCGAGCAGGCGCAGTCGGCGTTCGACGAAGAAGAGGCGATGAAGGTCGCCGAGAAGTTCGCGACCGACTCGTTCACGCTGAACGACTTCCTCGGCCAGATGCAGCAGCTGCGCGGCGCCGGCTCGATCAAGAAGATGCTCGGCATGCTGCCGGGCGCGGGCGGCATGAAGCAGCAGCTCGAGAACTTCGACGAGCGCGAGATCGTGCGCACCGAGGCGATCATCCAGTCGATGACCCCCGCCGAGCGCGAGAACACGAAGCTCCTGAACGGCTCGCGGCGCCTCCGCATCGCCAAGGGTTCGGGCATGACCGTCACCGACGTGAACCAGCTCGTCGCGCGCTTCGAGCAGGCCGCGAAGATGATGAAGACGGTCGCTCGCGGCGGCGTGCCGCAGATCCCCGGCATGGGCCCGCTGCCCGGCGGCGGCAGCCACGGCGGCGGCAAGCGCCAGGGCGGCAAGGGCAAGAAGTCGAGCTCGTCGCGGTCGGGCAACCCCGCGAAGCGCGCCGCCGAGAACGCGGCGATCGCGTCGGGTGCGACGCCCGGTGCAGCGACTGCACCGGCCGGCTCGGGCTTCGGCCTGGGCGGCGGCGGGGCGAAGGCCGCGCCGAGCGAAGAAGAGCTCGCGGCCCTGCAGAAGATGCTGCGCCGCTAG
- the ftsY gene encoding signal recognition particle-docking protein FtsY, producing the protein MAERASWSLGAALRGVFGAKTIDEDTWDDLESALIRADFGPSVTEEIVGQIRAQVDRYKTTDPKDVQRMLREIVEERLAKYDPTLKLTERPAVVLVVGVNGVGKTTTIGKFAKFLRTFDRTVVVGAADTFRAAAVDQLATWAERAGVGIVRPEREGQDPASVAFQTVEQAKRDGTEIVIIDTAGRLHTKGGLMDELGKIKRVVEKQAPISEVLLVLDATTGQNGLAQAEAFIEHGGVTGLVLTKLDGSAKGGFVLAVQEKTGLPIKLIGQGEGIGDLTGFTPHVFAQKLVG; encoded by the coding sequence ATGGCAGAACGTGCATCCTGGTCGCTCGGCGCGGCCCTCCGCGGGGTCTTCGGCGCGAAGACGATCGACGAGGACACGTGGGACGACCTCGAGTCCGCACTGATCCGGGCCGACTTCGGCCCCTCGGTCACCGAGGAGATCGTCGGGCAGATCCGTGCGCAGGTCGACCGGTACAAGACCACCGATCCCAAAGACGTGCAGCGGATGCTCCGCGAGATCGTCGAGGAACGGCTCGCGAAGTACGACCCCACGCTGAAGCTCACCGAGCGGCCCGCCGTCGTGCTCGTCGTCGGCGTCAACGGCGTCGGCAAGACCACGACGATCGGCAAGTTCGCGAAGTTCCTGCGCACGTTCGACCGCACCGTCGTGGTCGGCGCCGCCGACACCTTCCGCGCGGCGGCGGTCGACCAGCTCGCGACGTGGGCCGAACGCGCCGGCGTCGGCATCGTGCGCCCCGAGCGCGAAGGTCAGGACCCGGCATCCGTCGCCTTCCAGACCGTCGAGCAGGCAAAGCGCGACGGCACCGAGATCGTGATCATCGACACGGCGGGGCGCCTGCACACCAAGGGCGGGCTCATGGACGAACTCGGCAAGATCAAGCGCGTCGTCGAGAAGCAGGCGCCGATCAGCGAGGTGCTGCTCGTGCTCGACGCGACCACGGGCCAGAACGGCCTCGCCCAGGCCGAGGCGTTCATCGAGCACGGCGGGGTCACCGGCCTCGTGCTCACGAAGCTCGACGGCAGCGCCAAGGGCGGCTTCGTGCTCGCGGTGCAGGAGAAGACCGGCCTGCCCATCAAGCTCATCGGCCAGGGCGAGGGCATCGGCGACCTCACCGGATTCACGCCGCACGTCTTCGCACAGAAGCTCGTCGGCTGA
- a CDS encoding TIGR03885 family FMN-dependent LLM class oxidoreductase, whose protein sequence is MGFHASHEQLPPSRLLEAVRHAEQAGFDAAMCSDHFEPWSVRQGHSGYAWSWLAAALEATRFSLGVVTAPGQRYHPAIAAQKIATLAEMYPGRFWAAIGSGEAINEHVTGDPWPEKDERDARLIETVDVMRRLLAGEHVSTAGRIRVDRARIWSLPESPAPLFAAAVSTETAREAAAWADGVITIDQSRDELRAFIDAYRDAGGRGPVSVQVHLSWAPTDDEARSIAHDQWRQSLVPAHLAWELDTPEAFDERTSGVSAEQVAETLPVFADTARHLEHLTAIAELGVDRIYLHHVGTEQAAFIDAFGEHVLPALKEVDR, encoded by the coding sequence GTGGGATTCCACGCCTCGCACGAACAACTCCCGCCGAGCCGCCTGCTCGAGGCGGTGCGGCACGCCGAACAGGCCGGCTTCGATGCCGCGATGTGCAGCGACCACTTCGAACCCTGGAGCGTGCGCCAAGGTCACTCCGGATACGCATGGAGCTGGCTCGCCGCAGCGCTCGAGGCCACCCGGTTCTCGCTCGGCGTCGTCACGGCCCCTGGTCAGCGCTACCACCCGGCGATCGCCGCGCAGAAGATCGCGACCCTCGCCGAGATGTACCCGGGCCGTTTCTGGGCGGCGATCGGCAGCGGCGAGGCGATCAACGAGCACGTCACCGGCGACCCGTGGCCCGAGAAGGACGAGCGCGACGCGCGGCTCATCGAGACCGTCGATGTCATGCGTCGCCTGCTCGCGGGTGAACACGTCTCCACCGCCGGCCGCATCCGGGTCGACCGCGCGCGCATCTGGAGCCTGCCCGAGTCGCCCGCTCCCCTGTTCGCAGCGGCGGTGAGCACCGAGACGGCACGCGAGGCCGCCGCCTGGGCCGACGGCGTCATCACGATCGACCAGTCGCGCGACGAACTCCGGGCCTTCATCGACGCCTATCGGGATGCCGGCGGGCGCGGGCCGGTCTCGGTGCAGGTCCACCTGAGCTGGGCGCCGACCGACGACGAGGCGCGGTCGATCGCGCACGACCAATGGCGCCAGAGCCTCGTTCCGGCGCACCTCGCCTGGGAGCTCGACACGCCGGAGGCCTTCGACGAGCGCACCTCGGGGGTCTCGGCCGAGCAGGTCGCCGAGACCCTGCCGGTCTTCGCCGACACGGCGCGGCACCTCGAGCACCTGACGGCCATCGCCGAACTCGGCGTCGACCGCATCTACCTGCACCATGTCGGCACGGAGCAGGCCGCATTCATCGACGCGTTCGGCGAGCACGTGCTGCCGGCGCTCAAGGAGGTCGACCGATGA